Genomic window (Granulicella arctica):
GTCCCAGTGCTCAAATTGATGAAAAGATCCGGCTTCAGCTTACGGAGGTCGCGAATAAGGTGAATAGCTGCATCGAAGTCGCTGCTAAAGGCACTTCCTTTGACAACCTGATCTGCATTGCCGGTGCCATCGAACTTGAACTGGTTGATCCCGTAGTTCGTGACCATTTCGCTCGCAGCTTCATGGAACCGTTCGTAATACTTTGGTCCAGATAACGCAAGCCCGCCGTCAACGACCTCGTAACCGCTTCTCTTGCCTGCAGCGACACGCTCAGCCTTTGGCGGCCCGTACCCACCCCATGGTGAGAGCCATGCCCCCGGAGCAGTTCCATACTTCGCCGCTGCTTGTACTAAGGGCGTGAAACCATTCTTGAAGTCGCTCCGGATCTTCCAAAGATTTTCGTGGTCATCCCAGCCGTCATCGAACAGGAACGAATCGAGGACTACCGATCGTTTCTTATTCAACTCGATTCCAAAAGACTCGATCCGGTCCAAAGCGTCTTGTTGAGAGTACGGTGAGAAGAAGCCGATATCAAACCAGCTGTTGTAATGCAGGAACGTGCGATACGGGTGCGCCCGCTCGCGTTCAACATAGGTGAGAAAGCTGCGACGCATCTGCCCAGGCGTTGCGACCCCGATGACAGCGGAATAAGTGGCAGTCTGATGTCGTCCGATTGGCACACCACTTCTTAGTTCGCTTACCGCATGATCGCCGACAACACTTGATTGCGAAAGAGGATGCTCGAATCCAAGAAAGAAGTTGCCATCAAGGAGCGGACTGCCTTTAACACTTCCGGCCATCCGAATCGATGGAGAACGGACATCGAGAAGAACAACGTCGGAAAGTTGCAGGGGTTCGTCACCGACTGTGATCGTTACAAGCTGCCGGATATATCGAGAACCCTCTCGAAGAACAAGCGACCACTCCAGATTGAAACGGCCTTTCGGATCAGCCATCCGGTACTGAACCAAGGTTCCGCGAAGGCGCTCAGCATACCGGGCAGACGATGTATCGGGTGCAAGCTGAACAACCTGTGGTGGTCCGGTAAGGGTCAGATCGGCTGCATCCACAACCCTCCCATCCTTCATTTGAAGAATAAACGGTCCCTTTAACTCAATCCTTGAATGTAGACCAGGCTGATTGATTGACATCTCGGTCAAGTGGCCGTCGTGCATGTTCCATTCTGCACTTATTGCCTGATTCGCTAAGGTGCCACCATCTGCATGAAGGCTCGCGACAGGGTGGTCTGATGCCGTCTTGAGCTGCGAACGACCCTGAGTCGTGACACAGAGTAAGCAGAGCAAAGAGAAGACACCACGCTTCACACACTTGTACAGCCGAGCAGAGCTTGGCTCCTGAGAATTTGACGAGGAAATGACGTAATGCAAGAAGAGTTGCAATGTAGCTACTCCTTGTACCGCAGACTATTCTGCTCTGCCTGCCCTGTTGTGCTATTAGCCTGTTAGTCTAGCTCCTCTCCAGGCGGGTCGCCTGGGCGGACGTCGCGCTCCTCAACAATAAACGCAGTTTCGAGAAAGTCGCATCGTCAGGATGCCACAAGCCCCGCAACTGCTAAGCTGCAGTGGGCCCAATGACTACATTTGAGGTCGTATGCGAAACCTTCTTTCTTCCGCCTTCTCCATGACGGTGGCGATGCTGGCCATGGTCATCATCCCCGCGACGTTGACCCTCCAGACCGTCCATACCAGCCCCCCACCTGTGCAGATAACCCCTTCCGTCTCGCCCTACGGATATGCCATGAGTTTGCTTCTGTTTATCGTGCCTTCA
Coding sequences:
- a CDS encoding alpha-amylase family protein, producing MDAADLTLTGPPQVVQLAPDTSSARYAERLRGTLVQYRMADPKGRFNLEWSLVLREGSRYIRQLVTITVGDEPLQLSDVVLLDVRSPSIRMAGSVKGSPLLDGNFFLGFEHPLSQSSVVGDHAVSELRSGVPIGRHQTATYSAVIGVATPGQMRRSFLTYVERERAHPYRTFLHYNSWFDIGFFSPYSQQDALDRIESFGIELNKKRSVVLDSFLFDDGWDDHENLWKIRSDFKNGFTPLVQAAAKYGTAPGAWLSPWGGYGPPKAERVAAGKRSGYEVVDGGLALSGPKYYERFHEAASEMVTNYGINQFKFDGTGNADQVVKGSAFSSDFDAAIHLIRDLRKLKPDLFINLSTGTYPSPFWLFDVDSIWRGGEDTEFLGVGSSRERWITYRDADTYDEIVKGGPLFPLNSVMLHGIVYAQRAPYLSTDPGSDFANEVHSYFGSGTQLQEMYITPSLLKQADWDVLAEAAKWSRRNASILVDTHWIGGDPRWLEVYGWAAWSNGKGILTLRNPNDKAQSVKLDIASAFELPVGAPRHYSAHSPWLADRADSVIPLTAGVPHTFSLAPFQVITLETSAP